One stretch of Croceibacterium atlanticum DNA includes these proteins:
- a CDS encoding PilZ domain-containing protein, translating into MADRRVPMLQDRVADRREVEIEAHCFMQRRSFPLSVTDISVDGCAVRAIAQEPLEQADFLKLRIANSIEVNGKIAWLNGETAGVRFFGQINPVVVEMLLARKATLN; encoded by the coding sequence TTGGCCGATCGGAGAGTGCCGATGTTGCAGGACCGCGTAGCAGACCGACGTGAAGTCGAGATAGAGGCGCATTGCTTCATGCAGAGACGCTCTTTCCCCCTGTCCGTCACCGATATTTCCGTCGATGGATGCGCGGTCAGGGCGATCGCGCAGGAACCGCTGGAACAGGCAGATTTCCTGAAGCTGCGGATTGCCAATTCGATAGAGGTCAATGGGAAGATCGCCTGGCTGAACGGAGAGACGGCAGGCGTTCGCTTCTTCGGCCAGATCAACCCTGTCGTGGTAGAGATGCTGCTGGCCCGCAAGGCAACCCTCAACTGA
- a CDS encoding Smr/MutS family protein, translated as MKPPRGLSEAEAALWERVAQSVTPLKGRETPQPAPVPVRKPVPAIPPRPAVKGRVPPPRPAPPPPKPAPDPGLNSHWDRRLNRAAMDPDFTLDLHGHTLETAHRRLDMGLAQARAMGARLVLVVTGRPRPVDAADRSHSRGAIRAQMLDWLAAGPHASHIAAIRKAHRRHGGEGALYLVLKKGR; from the coding sequence GTGAAGCCTCCCCGTGGCCTGAGCGAGGCGGAAGCCGCCCTGTGGGAACGCGTGGCGCAAAGCGTCACCCCGCTGAAGGGGCGCGAAACCCCGCAGCCTGCGCCCGTTCCGGTGCGCAAACCCGTGCCTGCAATTCCGCCCAGGCCTGCCGTGAAGGGCCGCGTACCGCCGCCGCGCCCGGCTCCGCCGCCACCGAAGCCTGCGCCCGATCCGGGGCTGAATTCACATTGGGACAGGCGGCTGAACCGTGCGGCGATGGATCCCGATTTTACGCTGGACCTGCATGGCCATACGCTGGAAACCGCCCATCGCCGGCTCGACATGGGGCTGGCGCAGGCACGGGCCATGGGTGCCCGGCTGGTGCTGGTGGTAACTGGCCGGCCGCGCCCGGTCGATGCCGCGGATCGCAGCCATAGCCGCGGGGCCATCCGCGCGCAGATGCTGGACTGGCTCGCCGCCGGTCCGCATGCTTCTCATATCGCCGCCATTCGCAAGGCGCACCGGCGGCATGGCGGGGAGGGCGCGCTCTATCTGGTGTTGAAAAAGGGGCGATAG
- the mltA gene encoding murein transglycosylase A: protein MLLVACGGMVPPGKPPLTAPETALQAGVFRAAPLPAAQLAPHDAGAALASYRESCPKLLRRTDASGLTRPDDWRPSCEAAPGWPTAEAAGFFQAYFDTARIGNGSSFVTGYYEPEIAGSRTRRPGFETPVYAMPQDLVRAWPDDVRPEDRTGRAPLGRYGDDGNLVPYYTRAEIEAGALEGRGLEIAWVADPVEFFFLQVQGSGRLKTPEGEVIRIGYAGQNGHAYTGIGGVMRERGLLGDGPGQYPASMQGIMQYIRENPVEGHALMQLNESWVFFRELTGDGPLGALEVPVRRESSVAADPRFVPLGAPVLLDTDRPEVQGLWIAQDTGGAIKGPNRFDSFWGAGEDARTIAGGMSARGDALLLLPKGVLDRLGAQ from the coding sequence ATGCTGCTGGTTGCCTGTGGCGGCATGGTGCCGCCCGGCAAGCCGCCGCTTACCGCACCTGAGACTGCGCTGCAGGCGGGCGTTTTTCGCGCCGCACCGCTGCCCGCCGCGCAACTGGCGCCGCATGATGCCGGGGCCGCGCTCGCTTCCTACAGGGAAAGCTGCCCAAAGCTGTTGCGCCGCACGGATGCCAGCGGGCTGACCCGCCCGGATGACTGGCGCCCATCCTGCGAAGCGGCGCCGGGCTGGCCCACGGCCGAAGCGGCCGGTTTTTTCCAGGCCTATTTCGACACGGCCCGCATCGGTAATGGATCGAGCTTCGTCACCGGCTATTACGAGCCGGAGATCGCCGGATCGCGGACGCGGCGCCCCGGCTTTGAAACGCCGGTCTATGCCATGCCGCAGGATCTGGTTCGCGCGTGGCCGGATGACGTTCGACCGGAAGACCGGACGGGCCGGGCGCCGCTTGGCCGCTATGGCGATGATGGCAATCTTGTCCCCTATTACACCCGTGCCGAGATCGAAGCGGGTGCGCTGGAAGGGCGCGGGCTGGAAATCGCCTGGGTTGCCGATCCGGTGGAATTCTTCTTTCTGCAGGTACAGGGATCGGGCCGGCTGAAAACGCCCGAAGGCGAAGTGATCCGCATCGGCTATGCCGGGCAGAACGGCCATGCCTATACCGGCATTGGCGGCGTAATGCGCGAACGTGGCTTGCTGGGGGATGGGCCCGGCCAGTATCCGGCCTCCATGCAGGGCATCATGCAATATATTCGTGAAAACCCAGTTGAAGGCCACGCGCTGATGCAGCTCAACGAAAGCTGGGTTTTCTTCCGCGAACTGACCGGGGATGGGCCGCTGGGGGCGCTGGAAGTGCCGGTGCGGCGGGAAAGTTCCGTCGCCGCGGATCCTAGATTCGTGCCGCTGGGCGCGCCGGTGCTGCTTGATACCGACCGGCCGGAAGTGCAGGGCTTGTGGATTGCGCAGGATACGGGCGGCGCAATCAAGGGGCCAAACAGGTTCGACAGTTTCTGGGGAGCGGGTGAGGACGCGCGGACCATTGCCGGCGGGATGAGCGCACGCGGCGATGCGTTGCTGCTGCTGCCGAAGGGAGTGCTAGACCGGCTGGGGGCGCAGTGA
- a CDS encoding Tim44/TimA family putative adaptor protein, with translation MIIEIVILAMIAAFLGLRLYSVLGRRAEHEEEPVPTRFERSEGGNAPRTISQPSPEVLRPNREMAGFPPAIEQGLREIAAADRRFDLLPFLEGAKAAYGMVLEAFWRGDRDTLRQLCDDDVYEGFIAAIDAREQAGETLDNRLVRIEDTSVHSAGLVGRTARISVRFVADIAAVTRDRDGNVIAGSLDDAVESRDIWTFSRDVNSSEPDWILDETDEG, from the coding sequence GTGATCATCGAAATCGTCATTCTGGCCATGATCGCCGCCTTTCTGGGGCTCAGGCTCTATTCGGTGCTGGGCCGCAGGGCCGAGCATGAGGAAGAACCCGTGCCGACCAGGTTCGAGCGGTCTGAAGGTGGCAATGCGCCGCGCACGATATCGCAGCCCTCGCCAGAGGTGTTGCGCCCCAATCGCGAAATGGCGGGTTTCCCGCCCGCGATCGAACAGGGTCTGCGCGAAATTGCCGCCGCTGATCGTCGCTTCGATCTGCTTCCCTTCCTCGAAGGCGCCAAGGCCGCTTATGGCATGGTGCTGGAAGCGTTCTGGCGCGGCGACAGGGACACGCTCCGCCAGCTGTGTGACGACGATGTGTATGAAGGCTTCATCGCCGCCATCGACGCGCGCGAACAAGCGGGCGAAACGCTCGATAACCGGCTCGTCCGGATCGAGGATACCAGCGTGCATTCCGCCGGGTTGGTGGGACGCACTGCGCGTATTTCCGTGCGCTTCGTGGCCGATATCGCTGCCGTTACGCGCGACAGGGATGGCAATGTCATCGCCGGTTCGCTGGACGATGCGGTGGAAAGCCGCGACATCTGGACCTTCTCGCGCGATGTGAACAGCAGCGAGCCGGACTGGATTCTCGACGAAACCGACGAAGGCTGA
- the secB gene encoding protein-export chaperone SecB: MAEPGDVLSNLGGDNAAMGNGADNQPVAGLLSQYVKDLSVENPKAPDSFQWKEQPQLDVQFNIGARKVNEELTEVELKITANATTGQGTAYIVELSYGGLVGMRNMPEEQKHAFTYAEAPRILFPFARRVIADAVRDAGFAPLLLDPIDFNGLYIQQLQQKQAQEAATTPPAGEA; the protein is encoded by the coding sequence ATGGCCGAACCTGGCGACGTCCTCAGCAATCTCGGCGGCGACAATGCCGCCATGGGCAATGGTGCCGACAACCAGCCGGTGGCCGGCCTGCTTTCGCAATATGTGAAGGATCTGTCGGTTGAAAACCCCAAGGCGCCCGACAGCTTCCAGTGGAAGGAACAGCCGCAGCTGGACGTGCAGTTCAATATCGGCGCCCGCAAGGTGAACGAAGAACTGACCGAGGTGGAACTGAAGATCACCGCCAATGCCACGACCGGCCAGGGCACGGCCTATATCGTGGAACTGAGCTATGGCGGCCTGGTCGGCATGCGCAACATGCCGGAAGAACAGAAGCACGCCTTCACCTATGCCGAAGCGCCGCGCATCCTGTTCCCCTTCGCCCGCCGCGTGATTGCCGATGCCGTGCGCGATGCCGGTTTCGCCCCGCTTCTGCTCGATCCCATTGATTTCAACGGGCTCTATATCCAGCAATTGCAGCAGAAGCAGGCGCAGGAAGCAGCCACGACACCGCCCGCGGGCGAGGCCTGA
- the murJ gene encoding murein biosynthesis integral membrane protein MurJ yields MSLVRNVGTIGGLTLVSRVFGFLRDILLARVLGAGGVGDAWQLAFQLPNIFRRLFAEGAFSSAFVPLFNRRMTKDGDMTEARIFAEEVLAVLIPILILFSAAALIAMPWIAGLFANEGISSDPELYDLAVLMARLAFPYLAFMSLATVFAAILNSLSRFAAAAAAPILLNICLITALTVGAVQPDSVELRRDIGMWLGIAVTISGILQALWLGWWAWREGFRIRLRAPRLTADVKELGILVLPAILGAGVYQISRFIDLFFLSTLPDGAYTFLAMGDRLNQLPLGIIGIALGTAILPSLSRHIARDDHDGAFRLQSNAVELALLLTVPAAVALFISGSAFTRAFYTGGAYTLADSISTGAVVSALVVGLPAYVLNKVLIPNFFARKDTRTPVYTAGGALVINIGLNFLLVPRLGVVGLALAGSISAWCNVAALYAILASKGYFHLTRLVLSRIARITLAAAFMGGVLWYAMPYGSEFYSGSALERVSSVIALVALGGVAFLVAALLLKAIDRKTIDQLLRRPA; encoded by the coding sequence ATGAGCCTCGTCAGGAATGTGGGGACGATCGGCGGGCTGACCCTGGTCAGCCGCGTCTTCGGTTTCCTGCGCGACATATTGCTGGCCCGCGTCCTCGGCGCGGGCGGCGTGGGCGATGCCTGGCAGCTGGCCTTCCAGCTACCCAATATCTTCCGCCGCCTGTTTGCCGAAGGGGCCTTCTCCTCTGCCTTCGTCCCGCTGTTCAACCGGCGGATGACGAAGGATGGCGACATGACCGAAGCCCGCATCTTCGCCGAAGAAGTGCTGGCCGTCCTGATCCCGATCCTGATCCTGTTTTCGGCCGCAGCGCTGATCGCCATGCCCTGGATCGCCGGCCTGTTCGCCAACGAAGGCATTTCCTCCGATCCGGAACTATATGACCTGGCCGTGCTGATGGCGCGGCTGGCCTTCCCCTATCTCGCCTTCATGAGCCTGGCGACGGTGTTCGCGGCCATACTCAACAGCCTGTCGCGATTCGCCGCGGCAGCAGCAGCGCCGATCCTGCTCAATATCTGCCTGATCACGGCGCTGACGGTGGGCGCCGTCCAGCCCGATTCGGTGGAATTGCGGCGCGATATCGGCATGTGGCTGGGCATTGCCGTCACCATATCCGGCATATTGCAGGCGCTCTGGCTCGGCTGGTGGGCCTGGCGCGAAGGGTTCCGCATTCGCCTGCGCGCGCCGCGTCTGACAGCGGATGTGAAGGAGCTGGGCATATTGGTGCTGCCCGCCATATTGGGGGCGGGCGTTTACCAGATCAGCCGCTTCATCGACCTGTTCTTCCTCTCCACCCTGCCCGACGGTGCCTATACCTTCCTGGCCATGGGGGACCGGCTTAACCAGTTGCCGCTGGGAATAATCGGCATCGCACTGGGCACGGCAATCCTGCCATCGCTGTCCCGCCATATCGCCAGGGATGATCATGACGGCGCCTTCCGCCTGCAAAGCAATGCGGTGGAACTGGCCCTGCTGCTGACTGTGCCCGCAGCCGTCGCCCTGTTCATTTCGGGCAGTGCCTTTACCCGCGCCTTCTACACTGGCGGCGCCTACACGCTGGCCGACAGTATCAGCACGGGCGCGGTCGTTTCCGCACTGGTTGTCGGCCTGCCCGCCTATGTCCTGAACAAGGTGCTGATTCCCAACTTCTTCGCCCGCAAGGATACGCGCACGCCGGTCTATACCGCCGGGGGCGCGCTGGTGATCAATATCGGGCTGAACTTCCTGCTGGTGCCGCGCCTGGGCGTGGTCGGCCTCGCCCTGGCTGGCTCCATTTCCGCCTGGTGCAATGTTGCCGCGCTCTATGCCATTCTTGCCAGCAAGGGATATTTCCACCTCACGCGGCTGGTCCTGTCCCGCATTGCCCGGATCACGCTGGCCGCCGCTTTCATGGGCGGGGTTTTGTGGTATGCGATGCCTTATGGATCGGAATTCTACTCCGGATCGGCGCTGGAACGCGTCTCCTCGGTCATCGCGCTGGTGGCGCTGGGCGGCGTGGCGTTCCTGGTCGCCGCATTGCTGCTGAAAGCCATCGATCGCAAGACGATTGACCAGCTTCTCCGCCGGCCCGCCTGA
- the trpS gene encoding tryptophan--tRNA ligase: MRVVSGIQPTGSLHLGNYLGAIRNWVRMQDSLEEGSQCLFFLADLHAISMPHVPAELRAGTLEMTAALVACGIDPDRSILFNQAQVPAHAELQWLLNGTARMGWLNRMTQFKDKSGKNREGASVALFTYPVLQAADVLLYQASHVPVGEDQKQHLELARDVAQKFNNDFCTEDAPVFTLPDPIIPPEAARIMSLRDGSSKMSKSDPSDMARINLADDADLVAKKVKKAKTDPEPLPSEAKGLEGRPEALNLVSIYAALSDCSVESVLAQYGGQGFGAFKPALAELMVESLRPVTTRFNELMEDREALDAILARGAAHAREIARPTLNAAYEALGLVRG; this comes from the coding sequence ATGCGCGTCGTTTCCGGTATCCAGCCCACGGGTTCGCTCCATCTCGGCAATTATCTGGGTGCGATCCGCAACTGGGTACGGATGCAGGATTCGCTGGAAGAAGGCAGCCAGTGCCTGTTCTTCCTGGCCGATCTGCACGCCATTTCCATGCCGCACGTCCCGGCCGAACTGCGCGCCGGCACGCTGGAGATGACAGCGGCGCTGGTTGCCTGCGGGATCGATCCGGATCGTTCGATCCTGTTCAACCAGGCGCAGGTTCCCGCCCATGCGGAATTGCAATGGCTGCTGAACGGCACGGCCCGCATGGGCTGGCTGAACCGGATGACCCAGTTCAAGGACAAGTCCGGCAAGAACCGCGAAGGCGCCAGCGTGGCCCTGTTCACATATCCGGTGCTGCAGGCTGCCGACGTGCTGCTTTATCAGGCGAGCCACGTGCCGGTGGGCGAAGACCAGAAGCAGCATCTGGAACTGGCCCGCGACGTGGCGCAGAAGTTCAATAATGATTTCTGCACGGAAGATGCGCCGGTCTTCACCCTGCCCGATCCGATCATCCCGCCCGAAGCGGCCCGCATCATGAGCCTGCGGGATGGCTCTTCCAAGATGAGCAAGTCCGACCCGTCGGACATGGCACGGATCAACCTGGCCGACGATGCCGACCTGGTGGCGAAGAAGGTCAAGAAGGCGAAGACCGACCCGGAACCCTTGCCGTCAGAGGCCAAGGGGCTGGAAGGCCGGCCGGAAGCGCTGAACCTCGTATCCATCTATGCCGCTTTGTCCGATTGCAGCGTGGAATCCGTGCTGGCGCAATATGGCGGGCAGGGCTTCGGTGCCTTCAAACCGGCGCTGGCGGAACTGATGGTGGAATCGCTCCGCCCCGTAACGACGCGCTTCAACGAATTGATGGAAGACCGGGAAGCGCTGGACGCCATCCTCGCCCGGGGCGCCGCCCATGCGCGCGAGATTGCCCGGCCGACATTGAACGCCGCCTACGAGGCGCTGGGCCTCGTCCGCGGCTGA
- a CDS encoding DUF4136 domain-containing protein: MNDLTKTARALRLTVLALALAGLAACASPFRADVSRFQSQLPAPQGQSFAVVAEDPALAGGLEFARYAEDVTAHMAELGYTPATAETADLLVRFDYGVDNGRERVTSSGFGYHDPFWSPWYSYRPVVWLGRDGRRYVSYVPSRAWGYGWYDPFFSRNDVSSYTVYTSGIELKIDRRATGERLFEGRAEAVSTSNRLQYLVPNLVEAMFTDFPGNSGETVRISIKPEDQPVKRR, encoded by the coding sequence ATGAACGATCTCACCAAGACTGCGCGAGCCCTGAGGCTGACCGTGCTGGCGCTGGCACTGGCCGGCCTGGCCGCCTGCGCTTCTCCCTTCCGGGCGGATGTTTCCCGTTTCCAGAGCCAGCTTCCCGCCCCCCAGGGGCAGAGCTTCGCCGTGGTGGCAGAAGACCCCGCATTGGCCGGCGGGCTGGAATTCGCCCGATATGCCGAAGACGTGACGGCACATATGGCCGAACTCGGTTATACTCCGGCCACGGCCGAAACGGCGGATCTGCTCGTCCGTTTCGATTATGGCGTGGATAATGGCCGCGAACGCGTGACCAGTTCCGGCTTCGGCTATCACGATCCGTTCTGGTCGCCCTGGTACAGCTATCGCCCGGTCGTCTGGCTGGGCCGCGACGGCCGCCGTTATGTTTCCTATGTGCCCAGCCGCGCATGGGGATATGGCTGGTACGATCCGTTCTTCAGCCGCAACGACGTGTCCAGCTATACCGTCTATACCAGCGGCATCGAACTGAAGATTGACCGCCGCGCCACGGGCGAACGCTTGTTCGAAGGCCGGGCGGAAGCGGTTTCCACCTCCAACCGCCTGCAATATCTCGTGCCCAATCTGGTAGAGGCGATGTTCACGGACTTCCCCGGCAATTCGGGCGAAACGGTGCGCATCTCGATCAAGCCGGAAGACCAGCCGGTAAAGCGCCGCTGA
- the dut gene encoding dUTP diphosphatase, translated as MTEAVPVQIKRLPHGEGLDMPRYATAGAAGMDVLSAEDVTLAPGARHPVATGFALAIPDGYEIQVRPRSGLALKHGITLPNTPGTIDSDYRGELKIILINLGSEDFSIERGDRIAQLVLAPVTQAWWEEVAELDDTARGESGFGSTGGHALLV; from the coding sequence ATGACTGAAGCGGTGCCGGTACAGATCAAGCGGCTGCCGCATGGGGAAGGGCTGGACATGCCCCGCTACGCCACGGCGGGCGCGGCGGGCATGGATGTGCTTTCGGCGGAGGATGTGACGCTGGCACCCGGCGCCCGGCATCCGGTGGCAACCGGCTTTGCCCTCGCCATTCCCGATGGGTACGAAATCCAGGTTCGCCCGCGTTCCGGCCTGGCGCTGAAGCACGGCATCACCTTGCCGAATACGCCGGGCACGATCGATTCCGATTATCGCGGCGAGTTGAAGATCATTCTGATCAATCTCGGTTCGGAGGATTTCAGCATCGAACGCGGCGATCGCATCGCCCAGCTCGTGCTGGCACCCGTCACGCAGGCATGGTGGGAAGAGGTTGCCGAACTGGACGATACGGCGCGCGGTGAAAGCGGGTTCGGATCGACCGGGGGGCATGCCCTGCTCGTCTGA
- a CDS encoding bifunctional phosphopantothenoylcysteine decarboxylase/phosphopantothenate synthase has product MQQPRILLVVGGGIAAYKSCELVRLIRKGGGDVTCVLTEGGAQFVTPMSLAALSGNQVHTSLWDLRNEAEIGHIQLSRDADLVVVCPATANLLAKMAAGICDDLATTLILATDKPVLAVPAMNVRMWQHAATQRNLTMLRQAGVHVMQPDEGPMACGEFGPGRLPDPEMVWLEIADLLGVDPGDAGPRDVADYLQALEPEEEPEPEREKTAIGGLAGLLASIIPRSTARRIEEKEVTYREEESADEPIQPPLPDDFELPEKGELPPPDLVSGPLLAPKGQAKAVPRADPYSLDGGAASPAFDPLEGQPEFDADPEHRPLYGRHVLVTAGPTHEPIDPVRYIANRSSGKQGFAIAAAAAAAGARVTLISGPVTLDTPPGVDRIDVESAEEMAAAVKSALPADAAVMVAAVADWRTRDYAAEKMKKRGSAPPALLLTENPDILAIVASSPDRPRLVVGFAAETQDVVENAKAKRKRKAVDWILANDVSGDVMGGSDNTVHLVSEDRVEDWEPMSKQEVARHLVERMAEKLND; this is encoded by the coding sequence ATGCAGCAGCCACGTATTCTGCTGGTCGTGGGCGGAGGAATCGCCGCCTACAAGTCCTGCGAACTCGTTCGCCTGATCCGCAAGGGCGGGGGCGATGTGACCTGTGTGCTTACGGAGGGCGGGGCGCAATTCGTCACGCCGATGAGCCTGGCGGCCCTTTCCGGCAACCAGGTGCATACCAGCCTGTGGGATCTCCGGAACGAGGCGGAAATCGGCCATATCCAGCTCAGCCGGGATGCCGATCTGGTGGTGGTGTGCCCGGCCACGGCCAATCTCCTGGCCAAGATGGCGGCGGGCATTTGCGATGATCTGGCGACCACGCTGATCCTGGCGACGGACAAGCCGGTGCTGGCAGTGCCCGCCATGAATGTGCGCATGTGGCAGCACGCGGCGACGCAGCGCAATCTTACCATGCTGCGGCAGGCAGGGGTGCATGTGATGCAGCCGGATGAAGGGCCGATGGCCTGCGGCGAATTCGGCCCCGGCCGCCTGCCCGATCCGGAAATGGTCTGGCTGGAAATTGCCGATCTTCTCGGCGTGGATCCGGGCGATGCGGGTCCGCGCGATGTTGCCGATTATCTTCAGGCGCTGGAGCCGGAGGAAGAGCCGGAACCGGAACGTGAAAAAACGGCGATTGGCGGGCTGGCCGGCTTGCTCGCTTCCATCATTCCGCGCAGCACGGCGCGCCGTATAGAAGAGAAGGAAGTCACCTATCGCGAGGAAGAGAGCGCGGATGAGCCGATCCAGCCGCCGCTTCCCGATGATTTTGAACTGCCCGAAAAGGGCGAATTGCCGCCGCCGGACCTCGTTTCCGGCCCCCTGCTGGCACCGAAGGGGCAGGCAAAGGCCGTGCCGCGCGCTGATCCCTACAGCCTCGATGGCGGGGCCGCGTCTCCTGCTTTCGATCCGCTGGAAGGCCAGCCGGAATTCGATGCCGATCCCGAACATCGGCCGCTTTATGGCCGGCATGTACTGGTGACAGCGGGGCCTACGCATGAACCGATCGACCCTGTGCGCTATATCGCCAACAGGTCTTCGGGGAAGCAGGGCTTTGCCATTGCCGCCGCCGCCGCCGCCGCCGGGGCGCGGGTGACGCTGATCTCCGGCCCGGTCACGCTCGACACGCCGCCGGGGGTTGACCGGATCGACGTGGAAAGCGCGGAGGAAATGGCCGCCGCCGTCAAGTCCGCCCTGCCGGCCGATGCGGCGGTGATGGTGGCCGCCGTGGCCGATTGGCGCACGCGCGATTATGCGGCAGAGAAGATGAAAAAGCGCGGCAGTGCGCCGCCAGCCCTGCTGCTGACGGAAAATCCGGACATATTGGCCATCGTCGCCTCCAGCCCTGACAGGCCCCGCCTGGTGGTGGGCTTCGCGGCGGAAACGCAGGACGTGGTGGAAAATGCCAAGGCCAAGCGCAAGCGCAAGGCGGTGGACTGGATCCTCGCCAATGACGTGTCCGGAGACGTGATGGGCGGCAGTGACAACACCGTCCATCTTGTCAGCGAAGACCGGGTGGAAGATTGGGAACCCATGAGCAAACAGGAAGTCGCCCGCCATTTGGTGGAGCGCATGGCGGAGAAACTGAATGACTGA
- the ubiB gene encoding 2-polyprenylphenol 6-hydroxylase, which produces MTKPATHIWRLLKWGRTLARHGALRGIERDPNTPQPVRRLTRLARFGAFQPREPDYAAAFRDIGPAAIKLGQTLATRPDLVGEDAARNLLSLQDSLPPVDYAEIESQIERSFERPASDLYSHIDPDPVGAASIAQVHKGVTSDGRTVAIKVLRPGIREKFAKDIATYEWAAAHLEALGGEASRLRPRLTIANFKRWTNRELDLRREAASASELAAAMKGFHGYRIPEIDWDRTNGRVMTIEWIDGIKISETQKLRDAGHDLPALARRLVLAFLTQAISGGFFHADMHQGNLFVRQDGEIVAIDFGIMGRIDRRARQWLAEILYGLTTGDYRRVAEIHFEAQYVPSYHSVDEFATALRAVGEPMRGKPVSELSVGQMLDGLFAITRDFDMQTQPHLLLLQKTMVMVEGIATQLDPEINMWDVAAPFVRSWIRDELGPEAALADRIREDTQTLLRLPSLLRRLEEKFPPKGGAPEPPPLPKIELIWERRQRESRGWLGYAGAAVAGGALVWAGSLAGLFG; this is translated from the coding sequence GTGACCAAGCCTGCCACCCATATCTGGCGCCTGCTCAAATGGGGCCGGACGCTGGCCCGCCATGGCGCCCTGCGCGGGATCGAACGCGATCCCAACACGCCGCAACCTGTAAGGCGGCTCACCCGCCTGGCCCGTTTCGGTGCCTTCCAGCCGCGCGAGCCGGATTATGCCGCGGCCTTTCGCGATATCGGCCCGGCGGCGATAAAGCTGGGCCAGACGCTGGCAACAAGGCCGGATCTCGTGGGGGAGGATGCGGCGCGTAACCTGCTGAGCCTGCAGGACAGCCTGCCGCCGGTGGATTATGCCGAGATAGAGTCGCAGATCGAGCGCAGCTTTGAACGGCCGGCCAGCGATCTTTACAGCCATATCGATCCCGATCCGGTGGGCGCGGCTTCCATCGCGCAGGTGCACAAGGGTGTGACCAGCGACGGGCGGACCGTGGCGATCAAGGTGTTGCGCCCCGGCATCCGCGAGAAATTCGCGAAGGATATCGCCACTTATGAATGGGCCGCCGCCCATCTGGAGGCATTGGGCGGGGAGGCATCGCGCCTGCGCCCGCGGCTGACCATCGCCAATTTCAAGCGCTGGACCAATCGGGAGCTGGACTTGCGGCGGGAAGCCGCCTCCGCTTCCGAACTGGCGGCGGCGATGAAGGGCTTTCACGGCTATCGCATCCCGGAAATCGACTGGGACCGGACCAATGGCCGGGTGATGACGATCGAATGGATCGATGGCATCAAGATCAGCGAAACGCAGAAATTGCGCGATGCGGGGCATGATTTGCCCGCACTGGCGCGGCGGCTGGTGCTGGCCTTCCTGACCCAGGCGATCAGCGGCGGTTTCTTCCATGCCGATATGCATCAGGGGAACCTGTTTGTCCGGCAGGATGGCGAGATCGTGGCAATCGATTTCGGGATCATGGGCCGGATCGACCGGCGGGCCCGGCAATGGCTGGCGGAAATCCTCTATGGCCTGACCACCGGCGATTATCGCCGCGTGGCGGAAATCCATTTCGAAGCGCAATATGTGCCGAGCTATCATTCGGTGGATGAATTCGCGACTGCGCTGCGCGCCGTGGGTGAACCGATGCGCGGCAAGCCGGTGAGCGAATTATCCGTCGGCCAGATGCTGGACGGGCTGTTTGCCATCACCCGCGATTTCGACATGCAGACCCAGCCGCATCTGCTGCTGCTGCAGAAGACCATGGTGATGGTGGAAGGCATTGCCACCCAGCTCGATCCCGAAATCAATATGTGGGACGTGGCCGCACCTTTCGTGCGCAGCTGGATCCGTGACGAGCTGGGGCCGGAAGCGGCGCTGGCCGATCGTATTCGCGAAGATACGCAGACCCTGCTGCGCCTGCCTTCTCTCCTGCGCCGGCTGGAAGAGAAATTCCCGCCCAAGGGCGGTGCCCCGGAACCGCCGCCACTGCCGAAGATCGAACTGATCTGGGAACGCCGCCAGCGCGAATCGCGCGGCTGGCTCGGCTATGCTGGTGCCGCGGTGGCGGGCGGGGCGCTGGTCTGGGCCGGGAGTCTTGCCGGCCTGTTCGGCTGA